The Fusarium falciforme chromosome 10, complete sequence DNA segment TCAATTCCTTGAGCACTGTTGGTCTCCATCCAGTCATTACTGGTCACGCCGTAAAAGACACCGACGCGATCGGGGCGAGTAGAAGGAGTGGCATCGGGAACAATGCCAGCCTGCTCAATGGCCTCGTAAGCAGTCATCAGAGCAAGGCGCTGAGCAGGGTCAATCTGAGGTGCCTCTCGTGGCGAGATATTGAAGAAACGAGCGTCAAACTCGGCAGGATCATCAAGCCAGCAGCCAAAGGGAGTGGCACTAGTGTTCTTGCTCTTTCCAGTGGGATCAACATGGGTCTGGGCATCCCATCGGAGGCTTGGGACAGGCTTGTGAACGTCGAGACCCTTGAAGAGAAGATCCCAGTAGGCCTCGTTGTCCTTTGCGCCTGGAAATCGGCCAGACATGGCCACAATGGCgagcttgggcttcttggaggtCGACTCAGGACCAACCTCAGGAATAGACTGACGGCTCTGTCCGTGAGTGCTGGGGACCAAAGACCGCAGGGGCGTCTGCTTGAGAGCCGTATAGATGAGGTGGTCTGCAGTTGATCCAATAGGCACGACGTTGAGCTGGCCCGGGTTCACCTCCTGAAGACAAGCCTGGATGTCGCCGAGGATAGAACTCCAGTGGAGAGGATGCACAAGAGCCTGAGCGACGGCATCCTCCAAGAGCGTCGCAAAGCTCCTCTCATCCAGCTTGACGCCAGTGTTGGAAAGGAGCGGAATCTGCTCAGAGAGCGCAGTAGCAGCATTGTACGACAAGCTCGATACAATCTTCTTGGCATCGATCTGAGAGTAGAGATGCGGAGCATGGTACGCGCCAAATATGGGGATGCTCTTGGATGTGAGACCCTTGAAGCTGGGAGAGCTGATGAGCTGGGCGAGGGTCTTGGGAGGGCCGCTGACGGTGATGCCGTTGGGGGCGTAGGCGCTGATGTAGGGTCGGCTGGTCAAGGGCAGGTTCTAGAAGTGACGGGGTTAGATAATTCACATGGGCTTTTGAGGACAGAAGGGAAGACTCACGCTCTCTTCGCAGAATTTCTCTACAGCCGCAGCAGACTTTGATCCAGGAACGAGAAGTGCCCAACTCTGGTCAAGATCTTGCGATTGATCAACCCTCCTGGCAACATCAGTCACGAGCATGCCTGTTCTGAAGGCAGCGATGACAGAGTAAACAGCCATGGGGATGAGATCGGCTGTAAAGCTACTACAGCTaatagcagcagcagcgaagGCTCCTGTGCAGAGGCCAACGACTCTGGAGCTCTGAGCGTCGTAGGAAGAGATTCCAGCTTGGCTTGTAAGATGTCAGACACAATCCTTAAGCTGATTAGTAGATACTTACCTGATGAAAGTGCCAAGGTGGTAAAGAGTAGTCATCGCCATATCCAAAGCAATGCATCTCTTCCCACTCTCATCCCACCGCAGCAGATCCTCTTGACAGGTGAACCGCGGAAGATCATGCCTGACCTTGAACGGCAACCTGTACATCTCGACGCGGATGGCATTGTAGGCTTTTGTTAGGAAATCTTGGAGAAAGAGGTGGTCTCGCTGCTGGAAGAGCTTCTGAAGATGGGGCTTGATGTCATAGGTTTGGTCTCCGAAGAGGTAGAGATTGAGGTTGTCGGTCATGACGAAGGTGTTGAATCTTGGTGGGTTGGGAAAAGAGTGGTTGAAAGATTGGATGGTTTGATGTCTTGTCTCAGATTCAGATTCACCGCTGAAGAAGCTCTTATTTATCCATGGTCAACATCAAGGTGCCTCTTGATCCGTCCATATCCTGCAGCCTTCCAAGTGCCATCGTCTCCTCAACAATCCCGGCCGTTATCTTGCCGCAGATTCCATCGCCGTCAGCAATGCCTCACTCGGATCCCGGAGCTTTGCTACAAGCAGTATCATCTTCACGGTGATTATCAAGCTGTCCCCGGTCCCTGACAAAGCAGGCATTCTCCGGCCTCAGCCTTCCACCGTCGTCGCATGTGAGATACCTGAAAAGATTGAGGCTCAAGTTGATTTCACAGTCTCTCGGGCTTGCACCGAGCTGCAAGGCGCAGCGGCGCAGCCGCATGGAGCACGGCGCCCGAAACTACGGGGTTCCTCCGGGAACATGGTCGGTGATTCTTGCACCGTCTGAGGTCAGCAACCCCCGGCTTTCACCGACGACACCAACAAGTCCCGTAAGACTGCCGGACGTCTGTCAGACTCGTAAGGGGAATCAGCAATAGTCTTTCCTATCGTAAAAAGCTGTTGGCTGCGTGGAATGCTTCTCCCTCATAAGCAGCAGCCCTTGGCCCTCACTGATACGGTAATTCCAACCACACTGCATCTACTACCCACTATTTCCACACACACCAAAATGCACAAGACTGAAAGAGACGCCATTATTGAGCATGCAGCTCAAATCAAGCACCTTGTTCATGATCCCAACAGCTTCCTCACAGAGTTGGTCGTACAACAGCAGCAATATCACTGCATCGGTTGGCTCTGTCACTTTGATGTACTCTCTCACATTCCACTCCCTCCGGCTTCACTTTCATATGCCGATGTTTCAGCCAAGGCCGGCGTGCCAATCTCTACGCTTCGGTCTGTAGCCCGCATGGCCATGACTGCCGGCCTGCTCTGCGAGGACAGGGATGGCAGGCTTTCGCACAATCTGCTCTCCGCCTCGTTTGTTGAGAATCCTCACATGCGGGTTCAGCTACTGCACATGTTCAACCAGACTGTCCCAATTATGGAGAAATTGGCACAGGCAACCGAGAAATGGGGAAGCACGACGGCGAAGAACGAGACTGCGTATAATCTCGTGCATGAGACCGATTTGACGTTTTTCGAGCATCTCAAGTCTCGGCCCGATCTCAACGAGGGCTTCGATGCCTTTATGAAGAGTCGAGCGGTTTCTCATACTGGCTCGAATGTGGAGCATCTGCTGGAGGCTTTTGACTGGAAGTCTCTGGGAAAGGCCAAGGTCGTCGATGTAAGTCCAAACTTGCTTCACAACCTCATACTGGGATATACTAACAATTTCCAGGTTGGTGGAAGCAGCGGTTCTACCGCCACCATGCTTGCCACAACATATCCAGAACTCAAGCTGGTGGTTGAAGATCTTCCTGGCCCTGTCAAGAATGCCAGAGCTCGCATTCCTGAGCTTCCGGAAGACGTGAGAAGTCGTATCGAGATTCTCGATTACGACTTCTTTACTCCCCAACCAGTCAAGGGAGCAGATGTTTACCTTCTGCGAACCATCATCCACGACTGGCCGGATGCCGACGCGGTCAAGATTCTGCGAGGTATCGTAGAAGCGATGGGGCCGTCCAGCCGCCTTCTCATCATGGACATGGTCCTTCCAAAGCCAGGTTCTGGCTCAAGGACATTCGAAGCAGCCTTACGACAGAAGGATCTCACCATGATCCAGGCATTCAACGCCAAGGAGCGGGAGACTGAAGAGTGGACGGCTCTTTTGGCCAAGGCGGGGCTGACCATCCGGGCCATTGAGAGGCCGGCAGGAAGTGAGCTCTCGGTCATTGAGGCAACATTGAGCAGTGTCAACGGAGAGGTGGCGAATGGTGTGAATGGGCACGCTTAGATAATTAGTGTTACGAGATATGCAGTTGGCTATGAACATACATCGCTATTCTTACCAAGCTTTCCTCTCGGGATCATAAATAATATGATGAAGTTGTTGTTTGCCAAATGTAGGTAGGTTCCATGACTGCTTGGTGCTACCTATCATTCAACCGATCAATTGTGAGATCGAAGCcttccaacaccaacaccagccGCTTGTGTCGCCAAACACATGCGCCAGGACCTGAGGAACAAGCAACGAACAAATACGGAAAAAAAATTGGAGGATAGTACAGGAACAATCTGGTAGAAAATGAAAAGAACAATTTCGACAACTAATTGCTATAAAAGAGATGAGTTCGCAATACCTAATCAGTCTGCAATCACGCCAACAAGTTATCTAAGCCCAATCTCCATCCTGAAGCTCCTCTAGACTCTGTCCAGCCTGGATCTGTTCCTGCACCTCCTGCATAGTCCACTTCCTAAACTTGTGACCCTTGGGATAGTTTGTGTTGTTCAGCGGCACCTCACCGTCGCTCAGAACGTGGTGCAATGCCTCAGCAAACTTTTCGTACGCGTACGCCTCCGGGTCGTGCGACCACACCCACTTGGGGTACCGCGAGCGAACGAGGGCAGGGTTCTTGGCGATAGCGTCCCAGTCTGTGTGTTGCTTGAGTTGTTGGTTGACGAAGCCCATCTTTTGGCCGCAGGATACTCTTTGGTAGCGAAGCTTGTTGTAGGCCTTGGTTGCGTTGGCTGCTTCAGCCTTACCGGCAAGTTGGAGGCAGGTAGCCAGTGTGACACCGTCTTCGATGGCTTGGGTTGCGCCGTTTCCAGATGTTGGGAGGAAAGCGTGGGCTGCGTCTCCGAGCTGGACAACACGACCGCCAGGGGAAGTCCACTGCTCATGGGGATCTCTGAACTTGAGCTGCCAGTTGACAACGGACCCCTTGGGTGCTGTCCTGATGAATGCTGCGATGGCTGGATGGACGGCGGCATTCTTCTCCATAACCTCGATGACCTCAGCTGGGTCAATGTCTGGGACCCAGGACTCGGTAGCAGACTCGGCGTGCTGAGCAACACTGTTAGACATTGAAGATGCTGGTAGAGGAAGGAAATAGACTAACCGAGTGGATGAAGCTCCAGAAAGCAAGATCGTGGGTGAGAGCAATCATGGCATGAGCACCGTTGCTGTCATCAGTTAGCCACTGCTCTGTCTGTTGGGCACAAGAAACTCACCCAAGCCAAAACTGCCAGATGGGCTGGCTGTTGGGATCGAAGTTCCACATCTCCCTCACAGTCGGGTCCTTCAACGCGTGCTCGACAGGGTAGCCAGCCCTGTAGATGGCCTTTCCACTCGTCTTCAGCTCCTTAGGCATCCCTGGGACAATAGTGTTGGACTTTGTTCGCAGGCCATCGGCTGCGACAACAATATCGGCAGTTCGCTTCTCGCCGTTCTCCAGCACAACTCCTCCAGCACCTTGCTCAAGGTCCTCCCAGTACTCGACAACCTTGCAGCCCCATTCAATCTTCAACCCGATACGCTCAGCCTGTCGCAGGAACGCACGGTAAAGCTTGATTCGGCTGTGGGCATTGACAGAGGGAAAGCCCCTTCGGCCAGCAAGATGCTCGGGGTCGTTGAACATGGGTGGTGCAGGGCCCCAGATGCGCTCGCCGGTCTGCTTGTAGTAAGACATGGCGACGTCGTACTGGTTATCCTCAATCTCATAGCCCATTTCAGGCCAGtgacggagaaggaggatAGCGGAAGGTTGGATCTGGACGTTGTCACCTGTCCAGACAGGGCCAGGGCTTCTGTCAATGACTCGAACGTTGTGACCCTTGCGCCAGCACTCAAGGGCGCAAGTGATGCCGCCAAGACCAGCACCAGCGATGAGGACATTGATTCCGGTCTCGGGGTAGCGCATGACCTTGACGTCGATGCCTCTTTTGATGCAATCTTCGAGACGCTCTTTGGGGATTGGGTTTGTGCCGTTCTGATGTGTGCCGTTGGATGTGCCGTTTGGCTTCAATCCATTTGAGTGAGTCCCATTGGTAGAAATGCCATTGGTGTGAGTGCCATTTGGCTGTGTAGTGGTTTGGTCGTTGATTTGCATTGTGAATGAATGATGTTCAGTGTCTAGCTGAAACGGTAGATTGGCTTGTGATGAAGAGCTATCTTGTCTTTCTGGTGGCATTATGAGCCTCACTTATTTCAACATATTTTCATTCGGTCATCAAGCGCTACAATCTCACGTCGGAATAACCGGAGGTTTCATGTCTTCGCTGTGCCGAAATATGTCACCGAGATCCCCGAGGGGATTCCCGGTAATCCCCAGTCGCCTTCGGGCTTACGTGCTCAGCCTCGTCGCGGCTTCGGGTGTAAGCGCCAGTCGCGAACTTTCCAATCGTTCGATTTTTATCAGGAAAGAGTAAATATAGTTCCATAGGTAAGGAAGGCTACATGTTACACGTAGTATGATTTGTTCTGGTTCAGCCCTGCCAAGACAACATGGCAACACATACCGCAGCTTGGATCAAGCACAAGCACGCTCCTTTGGAGATTGGCCCTATTGAAACTCCGACTCCGGGGCCTGGGGAGATTCTTGTCAAAGTCAGCTTCATTGCTTTTAGTCCAATTGAATCCAAACAACAGAAGTAAGAGTGCTCCCGTGAAGAGTAACACCCGCTAACAATCTACTCCAGGATTGAAGTTCATCCTTTGACCTACCCCAATATCCTCGGTCTCTCATTCTCCGGCGTTGTTGAGAGTGTCGGCCCTGGTGTTGAGAAGTTCTCCAAAGGCGACAACGTAGCTGTTGCTCGCCCCCACGGCAAAGCGAATGATCCAAGATTTGGGTCTTTCCAGCAATATGCGCTTGCATGTGCCGAGAATACGTCCAAGTTGCCATCCAGCGAGTTCTTAGAGTCAGGAGCCAAGGTTGTTCTTAATCTCGCTACCGTCACAGCAGCATGCTCTCACTTTCTTGGCCTAGAACGGCCTGGTCTTGATAAACCCAAGTCTCAGAGGGGTGAAAGAATCCTTGTATATGGAGGTTCAAGCTCCTGTGGTGGCCTTGCCATACGATATGCGGCAGCTGCTGGTTATGAAGTTGTCACCACTTCTTCACCTAAAAACCGTCAATATGTCACTTCCTTGGGTCCGGTTGCGGTGATCGATCACACCAACCCTCCCGACAAGATCATCCAGGACCTGCAAAGCCACGGTCCCTATCATCGCATTTTGGACACCATCGGGGTTCCGCCAGTTACCAACATTATTACCAAGTATCTCAGCAGCGCCGGCGGAGGATCTTACAACACTCTTATTCCCGTTTTCCCAGGCACAAACCCAATCCCAGAAAATGTGGAACGCAGATTCGAGTCATACGGATGGATCTTCAATAACCCAGAGCATGAAGAGTTCAGGAAGTGGTACTATGAAGCGTTAGTACCCCAGGGACTTGAGTCTGTAGTCATTGTGCCCACTCCGTCGCAACGGGTCGATGGAGGGCTTGCCAACACTCAACATGCACTGGATATCATGGACCGAGGGGAAGTGAGCGGACATAAGCTTGTCCTGAACCCATGGAACTAGGACTTGATGTACATTAGCTGTCCTTTTGTTCATAATTGGCTTGCTTCAATGATACAATCTGCATTTGGTTTGGTATCACGCCCCTTTTTCCTACCGTAGCTCAACCATTGAGGCTGACTACGGTTTGTCTCAATAAAGCTCTGGGGGTCTAGATCTACCAAAAACACAGTTCCTCTAAACTGATAATGACCGTCCGCAGTCTTGCGCACTACAGCGGGCGCACCGCAGCCCTCGGCCACGTCCACAGTTCCCATCCCGATGTACCCACTGCTTGTTTCGAAATAGGTCAATTCCCGAGCATCGTCCAGCGTTGAAAACCAATGATGATAATCCACAGCGAACTCTATGCTATCCGGATTCTTAGCAAACACATTGTGGCGAAGCCCCAGCTGCTCCAAGATTGTGTCGGGGAAGGAAGCCTTGAAAATGTCGGGTGCCCAGTTTTGGAATGGAGGTATGGGATCCGCAATTGACAATGAAGGACCTGTCGAGCTTTGAAGGCTGCGTTTAACGTAGTTCGAGGCCATAGATCGTGAGAGCTGACACAGACAGACCATCGCCTCTTTTGTAATATCTGAGCCATGTGCTCGTGCTAGCAAGCGAGTGGCGGCCTGAAAGGAATGAGTACCTGAGATATACTGCGGATGTCGTGAAATAAAGCTAGAGGCAAATGACCCAAACTTCAAAATGCCCTTGTGACAATAGTGAGAGTTAACGAATTGGCTAGCTGATAAAAGCGATGGAGCGAATTACGCAAGCGGTGATCCTGGCCTGGCTGACCACGCCGAATCCGGGCGAGGAATGAGGCAAGGTTCGCCCCAACCTGGACGTTGCGGCCTTAAAGGACGATCGTTTCTTGGTTATGAGGGTCACCCCAAACGTATGAAAGTGCTGCATATTTCGGTGCGTTGTCAAGAGGGACAGTGATCAGGCCGAATCCTTCCGAAAGAATCCCAATGAGCCTGATCTCGGCGTTCGTAGTGTTGAGGGGTTGATAGAGAGGAGTCGACATGCTTGAACCCAACTACGCCAGTGCTAATATCTTCAAGGCAAAGACTGCGTTCAAGCGACACGAAAATAACGGAACAGGTTCAATCTGACAGGCAGACAAATCCAAGATTCCGACACTATCGTGGGCACGTGTGAGGCTGATTTAGCGACATGAGTTGTCAAAGCACATTGGCGGAATGTGCCGGACTACACCTCGTCTTAGCCAGCTGCAGCCTAACCCGAGATGTTGGTCAACAATGGGAGTAAACTCTTACGGCTAAGTAAGGATTTGTCTATTTCTTAAGAATACTATTTCTAGGAATATGCGTAAAGAGATACAGCTTGAAAGTATAGCAGCTTAGATAGGTACCTAAGGTACTTATATCTACTTACCCTGTACACTTAGACCTAAAGCAcgtatatatagtattttatttgtATTGATAGTAGGCCCCTGGATAGCCTTAGGATTATTTTCTTCTTAATCGTATAAATATGATTTAGCCGCCGCCTGAAGAAAATTCGTTGAGGTGAAGTTATATCACGAGAGGGAGGTGGCGCCCGGGTTTCCACGGGCACGTCCTGAGCGCCGCGGAGACGTGGCTGAGTCAAGCAGACAAGTCGAGGTCACAAGCCATAGTTGGTACAGCCTCAAAGTCCAAAAAGGCCTCGCCAATGAGCTCCCGTAAAACTGGGTCAGTGGCGATGTTGTCCATTTCCGACGTCCAAGCCGTCGGATCAAAAAGATGGTCATAGGTGAGGACACCATCCGTGGCTTGCTGCGCAGAGTCCATCTGGGTACCAGGCATTTCTCCAGCTGTCGATCCGGCTGAACGATGAATTCTCTCAATGAACTCGAGGCAGAGGGCGGCGGAGCTATTCATTCGGGCAAGTGACTCAAGACATTGGGTGGCGGCAGATATTGAGGCCTCCCAGCCCTCAGAGTCGCACGGGAAATCTTGGTCAGGttggccatctcggccaAGACGGCTGGCTTCGAGTACCAGCATTGCTTGGAAGATGAAGTAGGTTCCATACCAAACGATTCCAGGGTGCAGGCTACTTCCATAGGAGGCGACaaaggaggagatggacTGTATAGTCTCCATCGCGGCATCAAGGCAGCGACCCCTGGCATCCATGCGACTTGGTAAATATGGATGAACCTTCTTGGTTCCCCTCCATAGCAGAATGCGCAAGTTTTGCTCTTTCCATAAAACGATTGACCGCGGGCCCAGAAACCAGGCCGGGACATCTGGACTAGTAAAGTATGCCGGGAGGTTGTCTCTCCACATGTCCAGCTTCTGGGCCATGATCTCAGCCAGCTGGTATTCCATCTTTTGGTTGGCCGTCTTTGCGGAGAGGAACTCGTGGTGAATCCCGTTTGCAATCCTGACTAGCTGAGCTTGAGCAATGAGGGCGGAGTAAGTGGTAGGGTAGTTGACAGGAGCCGGCACAATGGATGAATTATCACAGTCCTAGGCCAGCCGTGTTAGTATTCTAGGAACATATTCGCAAGATGATGACTCACTTGGTCGTCAATGTTCCGGGGTAGAGCTTGATCTATAAAGCCCTCAAGAACTGCCATCGGGCGACCAGTGGTGATGCTGAAACCACTATCAAAACAGTAGACGACCCAGAACAGCTGTCGATGCCGCTCGAACACGACCTTGTCCTCGGCCGACGGCCTTTCCCGATGCAAACCAATCCCGAATGCGATCCTTTGGGCAAGACCGATGAGACTGTATCCAGTATTCGGCCTGTCTCGCTTCTGCAGATAGTTGCCCATCAGAAGCAAACCCTGAACAGTTCTGATAGTACCGGCCTCAAATACCTGCATCGAGATACGTGATCTAGCAGCAGAGTAAAACGGGCATTGTTCGGGAGTTGTGTTATTGTCCAGCAGCCAGCTCCCAATGGCCAGAAccatataatatattatacgCCAGGTCGGGTTGGCACACACCCTGTCTCGGTTGGCGACTTCACTTCGGAATGTTGGCTCGTGGAGAATTGGGTAAGAGGTGTTGAACAGGCGAAAATACCCATCAATCAACGCGTTGATGACAGCCAAAGATGCAAGCTGTGGAGGGTCTGGGCCAACGCCTCTCGCAGCAGGCTGGGCGGGAAGCGGGTGGGATTCATCACTGCCACTGGGTGATAGAATCGTTGATGGCGGGAGTAAGGCCGTCACCTCTTGAAGGATCTCGGACCCTGAGCTTCGGCCTTGATGCGAACAGGATCAGCTCAAGTCAGATGCGCGATGGAAGGAGCTTACCGAGGTATCCAGCATTGAGGCTCGGTAGAATTGCCATGCCATCCTTGTGCATGGCTGAGGAACCGGGCGAGACGTGCGATGAGGCCTCATTCCACTCATAATCTTCTCGAGCCgcgccatcttcaacgcCATCGGGCGAATCTTGTACAACATCAGAACTGCTACCGAGTGCTGCGAGCTCGGCGTCGATATCCAAGCCAGGGTTGAACTTCTCCAGAAGCGACCTCAACTGCATGCAACGCGTCTCAGCGTCATCAAGGTTTTTGCGAGTGAGCGGGGTTCGATCCGGGCGCTGGTCAAAACTACACGTTTTCCCAGTGTTCAAGCAGTAACTGCAAGCTCTTTGGCCATTGTTGCTCCCCGCACAGCGTGTTTTGCGCCTTTGGCAGTGGACACAGGCTCGGCTGACTTGGAGCCGTGGCCCATCCCTCCCCATGGGACGACTCATGTCCGATCGGCTCGGGGGTTGAGCACCGAGTGGGGCGTTGCGGAGGTCCTGGTATTGGACCGGGGCCGTTGTTTGCTGATGCAAGGACGAGGTAACGGGGGGCGGCTGACTGTCGCCCGATGGACTAGGTCCGCCTCTTCAGATGTTGATGGAAGCGGAGGGAGAGAAACATTGGAGCTCTGTGGTTGGATCAACAGAGGTGTCGGAGCAGAGATCTCCGACGTGGGTCAGATGACACGACGTCGCCCAACATATAACCAGAGAATTCATCAACTCTCTCCTTCTCAATTGAAATCATCTAGCGAAACCAGGAAATTTTTCACCAAATTGACTTCAACCGCCACCATGTCCATGACATTCGAGGATTGCGCCAAGGTCCGGGAGGGATTCCCCAAGCCCTTCCCAGACACCCCGTCCAACGTTGTTGAGCAACTCCGCCTCAACGGCAAGGTCGTCGTTATCACGGGTGCTGCTGACGGAATTGGTCTGGCTGTGGCTACAGCCATGGCTGAAGCTGGCGGAAATGTCGCCCTGTGGTATAACTCGTATGTACCCGCTGGGCCTCGTTGCAACGCATCAACTCTAACATCTGCAGAAACACCGCCGCCGTCGACAGGGCCCAGGACTTGGTAAATCAGCATGGAGTTAAAGCAGCTGCTTACAAGGTCGACGGTAAGTACCATGAGCTGCTGATAATCCAGGTCAATCCTAACAACATTGTTAGTTTCGGATGTGAGCCAAGTTCAGGAGACTCTCCAAACTGTGCTGAAGGATTTCGGAAAGATTGACGTTTTCGTCGCCAACGCGGGTGAGTACCCATGACAGGTTATTCGTGGCGTCCCGAGGCTAATGGTGAATACTACACAGGAATGGCAATCTCGAAGCCGATTCTAGAGCAGACGATCGACGAATACAAGAAGCAGCTATCTGTCAATAGTAAGCGAGTCTCTGCCAGCTCTTGAGCTCAACTAATTCGCGTCTAGTGGACGGCGTCGTATTCACAGCCAAGTACGCCGGCGAGATCTTTAAGCGTCAAGGTTTCGGcaacttcatcatcacctcTAGCATGAGCGCTCACATCGTAAACGTCCCCACGGATCAACCGGTTTACAATGCCACCAAGGCTTTCATTACGCACTTTGGCAAGTCACTCGCTCGAGAGTGGCGGGAGTTTGCGCGCGTTAATATTGTTTCCCCTGGGTTCTTTGATACGAAGATGGGTGCGAGCCCTCTGGCGATCAATGAGGCTTATCGCATGTCGGCATTTGGGAGACAGGGGCACGTTAAGGAGATTAAGGGTCTCTATTTGTACCTCGCTAGCGATGCATCTACCTACATGACGGGAAGCGATATCCTGATCGATGGCGGATATGTCTTGCCTTAGAGTATCTATCTCAAACTAAAAAGAAATCATGATGCCTAACAAGTCCCATTGCAGCGAAGACGTGACCACAAGCGCGCGCGCCAGGCATAAATTATGATTCTGTAGCCTAAGTTGCGAGGAGAATATTCTAGAATTCTTATTGTATAGAGGTAAGCTTGAGTTTGAGCTTCCGACTTGAGGTTTTTCATCGCACACCTACTATTGAGGgccaggcttcttcttctttttcgatGACATCTTGATCGCGGACAAGAGCAAAGAACACACTAATTAACACACAGCGGCATTAAAACCCAATTCTGTAAAACACTGTAACTACCCAAGATAAAATTAAGCTTCTGCAGCCGTAGGAACTCAATAGTGGAAAGGTGAGTCTCGCAGTGCAAAGGGTCAGGTTTAGGCGGACAACATCACCGCACCATTGGACGTCTGGCGTCTGTTGGAAAAGGATCGAATCTAACAAGACATTgttgtgttctttattatagttgaagcccggccctcgatgggttaactgagccgaTAGATAGATAGTAACAGGGCATATGGCTGGTTTAAATTTGGCAGCAGAAGATCATAAGACTATGAAGTGCTGATACTATGCCATGGACTCAATCCTGTACCCCCCGGATCAAGTTCTTAATCCCCTCACCCTTTCTGGTCTTCTCCCAGGCTTCGGTAGCCTTTTCAAACGGCATAATACTGCTGATCAAAGGCCCCACAGAGACTTTACCAGACTCAAGCAGCTCGAGTGCGATTTCGTAGTCACCAGGCCCATAACGGAATGACGTCTTGAGAACGATTTCCTTCTCAGACATGGCGTGAATAGGAATTGCTTGCACTGGCTTCCCTATCCCGACCTGAACAAGAACACCACCGGGGGAGAGGGCAAGAAGCCCAGTCTGAGTCGATGCTTCAACGCCGGTGCATTCTAGGACTGCTTCAACGCCATCGTCGAGTCCCTTCTCAGTCTTGAACCTGGCTGCGTTTTCCTCTGGCGTCGACCCGAGATCTGGGACAAACGAAGAGCATTCCAGATAGTTCTTTGCGAATGTGATCTTGTCCAGGTTAACATCCGTGATGTAGACCTGCCTCGCGCCGTACGCTTTTGCGACCGCAGCAGTGAGGAGACCAATGGTCCCAGAGCCTTGTACCAGGACACGCTGCCCAACCTGAAGGC contains these protein-coding regions:
- a CDS encoding Zn(2)-C6 fungal-type domain-containing protein codes for the protein MSRPMGRDGPRLQVSRACVHCQRRKTRCAGSNNGQRACSYCLNTGKTCSFDQRPDRTPLTRKNLDDAETRCMQLRSLLEKFNPGLDIDAELAALGSSSDVVQDSPDGVEDGAAREDYEWNEASSHVSPGSSAMHKDGMAILPSLNAGYLGRSSGSEILQEVTALLPPSTILSPSGSDESHPLPAQPAARGVGPDPPQLASLAVINALIDGYFRLFNTSYPILHEPTFRSEVANRDRVCANPTWRIIYYMVLAIGSWLLDNNTTPEQCPFYSAARSRISMQVFEAGTIRTVQGLLLMGNYLQKRDRPNTGYSLIGLAQRIAFGIGLHRERPSAEDKVVFERHRQLFWVVYCFDSGFSITTGRPMAVLEGFIDQALPRNIDDQDCDNSSIVPAPVNYPTTYSALIAQAQLVRIANGIHHEFLSAKTANQKMEYQLAEIMAQKLDMWRDNLPAYFTSPDVPAWFLGPRSIVLWKEQNLRILLWRGTKKVHPYLPSRMDARGRCLDAAMETIQSISSFVASYGSSLHPGIVWYGTYFIFQAMLVLEASRLGRDGQPDQDFPCDSEGWEASISAATQCLESLARMNSSAALCLEFIERIHRSAGSTAGEMPGTQMDSAQQATDGVLTYDHLFDPTAWTSEMDNIATDPVLRELIGEAFLDFEAVPTMACDLDLSA
- a CDS encoding Methyltransf-2 domain-containing protein, producing MHKTERDAIIEHAAQIKHLVHDPNSFLTELVVQQQQYHCIGWLCHFDVLSHIPLPPASLSYADVSAKAGVPISTLRSVARMAMTAGLLCEDRDGRLSHNLLSASFVENPHMRVQLLHMFNQTVPIMEKLAQATEKWGSTTAKNETAYNLVHETDLTFFEHLKSRPDLNEGFDAFMKSRAVSHTGSNVEHLLEAFDWKSLGKAKVVDVGGSSGSTATMLATTYPELKLVVEDLPGPVKNARARIPELPEDVRSRIEILDYDFFTPQPVKGADVYLLRTIIHDWPDADAVKILRGIVEAMGPSSRLLIMDMVLPKPGSGSRTFEAALRQKDLTMIQAFNAKERETEEWTALLAKAGLTIRAIERPAGSELSVIEATLSSVNGEVANGVNGHA
- a CDS encoding PKS-ER domain-containing protein, with product MSQTNLSCVLYGPGKVRFEDRPVPSLKDPHDVIIRISYVGVCGSDVHFWTDGGFARKVSEDQPIVMGHEASGIVHSVGPDVTLLKPGDRVAIEPGFSCKRCKQCKNGRYNLCPKMKFAADPPLTQGTLSRFFSIPEDFAYKIPDSLSLEEAVLVEPLAVAVHGIRLAGLQVGQRVLVQGSGTIGLLTAAVAKAYGARQVYITDVNLDKITFAKNYLECSSFVPDLGSTPEENAARFKTEKGLDDGVEAVLECTGVEASTQTGLLALSPGGVLVQVGIGKPVQAIPIHAMSEKEIVLKTSFRYGPGDYEIALELLESGKVSVGPLISSIMPFEKATEAWEKTRKGEGIKNLIRGVQD
- a CDS encoding PKS-ER domain-containing protein, with the protein product MATHTAAWIKHKHAPLEIGPIETPTPGPGEILVKVSFIAFSPIESKQQKIEVHPLTYPNILGLSFSGVVESVGPGVEKFSKGDNVAVARPHGKANDPRFGSFQQYALACAENTSKLPSSEFLESGAKVVLNLATVTAACSHFLGLERPGLDKPKSQRGERILVYGGSSSCGGLAIRYAAAAGYEVVTTSSPKNRQYVTSLGPVAVIDHTNPPDKIIQDLQSHGPYHRILDTIGVPPVTNIITKYLSSAGGGSYNTLIPVFPGTNPIPENVERRFESYGWIFNNPEHEEFRKWYYEALVPQGLESVVIVPTPSQRVDGGLANTQHALDIMDRGEVSGHKLVLNPWN
- a CDS encoding FAD-binding-3 domain-containing protein; translated protein: MQINDQTTTQPNGTHTNGISTNGTHSNGLKPNGTSNGTHQNGTNPIPKERLEDCIKRGIDVKVMRYPETGINVLIAGAGLGGITCALECWRKGHNVRVIDRSPGPVWTGDNVQIQPSAILLLRHWPEMGYEIEDNQYDVAMSYYKQTGERIWGPAPPMFNDPEHLAGRRGFPSVNAHSRIKLYRAFLRQAERIGLKIEWGCKVVEYWEDLEQGAGGVVLENGEKRTADIVVAADGLRTKSNTIVPGMPKELKTSGKAIYRAGYPVEHALKDPTVREMWNFDPNSQPIWQFWLGNGAHAMIALTHDLAFWSFIHSHAESATESWVPDIDPAEVIEVMEKNAAVHPAIAAFIRTAPKGSVVNWQLKFRDPHEQWTSPGGRVVQLGDAAHAFLPTSGNGATQAIEDGVTLATCLQLAGKAEAANATKAYNKLRYQRVSCGQKMGFVNQQLKQHTDWDAIAKNPALVRSRYPKWVWSHDPEAYAYEKFAEALHHVLSDGEVPLNNTNYPKGHKFRKWTMQEVQEQIQAGQSLEELQDGDWA